Proteins co-encoded in one Brassica rapa cultivar Chiifu-401-42 chromosome A02, CAAS_Brap_v3.01, whole genome shotgun sequence genomic window:
- the LOC103854105 gene encoding uncharacterized protein LOC103854105, translating to MLTYKPWLDPTLIGEAKNLVEVKLDRPFAQRVAFEDESGSVSMIDVVYSWLPSKCGRCGQLGHRALQCLGQPLDPTRSTKTSSPVSRDVESSVTITNEANMVRDKEDRDATVTVPHPPTPSVEATSDPILALVATINNSIDKIPIAEDESVMEAKQDTTFSLKRKPVKPSTKAKEMQLHSVARGHGNHNCGNHGRNRGGRG from the exons ATGCTTACGTACAAACCTTGGCTTGATCCTACTTTAATAGGAGAAGCAAAAAATTTAGTTGAGGTCAAGTTAGATAGACCTTTTGCTCAGAGAGTAGCTTTTGAGGATGAGAGTGGGTCTGTCTCAATGATTGATGTTGTGTACTCTTGGCTGCCTTCGAAGTGTGGAAGATGTGGTCAGTTAGGCCATAGAGCGTTGCAATGTTTGGGACAGCCGCTTGATCCAACTAGGAGCACCAAGACATCATCTCCAGTATCAAGAGATGTTGAATCAAGTGTTACTATAACAAATGAAGCAAATATGGTCAGGGACAAAGAGGACAGAGATGCTACTGTGACTGTCCCACACCCTCCAACTCCAAGTGTGGAAGCTACTTCTGATCCAATACTGGCTCTAGTAGCTACCATAAACAACTCTATTGATAAAATTCCCATTGCTGAGGATGAATCAGTGATGGAAGCAAAGCAAGATACCACATTCTCATTAAAAAGAAAG CCAGTTAAACCCTCTACAAAGGCTAAAGAGATGCAGTTGCATTCCGTAGCTCGTGGGCATGGTAACCACAACTGTGGCAATCATGGTCGTAATAGAGGTGGTCGTGGTTGA
- the LOC103853989 gene encoding zinc-finger homeodomain protein 3 has protein sequence MEVASQEEHDMPIPINTTHGGHGHMIHRHHDHRHHNPANSTHPNPLMVLSNGNGFGQNHDDPDHHNVGYNIMISNNNNKEKHVVNKYKECLKNHAASTGGHAIDGCGEFMPSGEEGSIEALTCSACNCHRNFHRREIEGEDKTYFSPYHHNQPQRNPMFHHHHKMTKSPLPQQMIMPLGVATTTVSNTESEEDLPFQQPPPPYNHGGHNQKKRFRTKFTQEQKEKMLSFAERIGWKMQRQEESVVQKFCQEIGVRRRVLKVWIHNNKHNLSKKSNNNNVEISAGNNDINKALAGNLAPSS, from the coding sequence ATGGAAGTTGCGAGTCAAGAAGAACATGACATGCCTATTCCAATTAACACTACTCATGGTGGGCATGGACACATGATACACCGTCATCATGATCATCGCCATCATAATCCTGCCAATTCTACTCATCCAAACCCACTAATGGTCCTCTCAAATGGTAATGGTTTTGGGCAAAACCATGACGATCCTGATCACCACAATGTGGGCTACAACATCATgatcagcaacaacaacaacaaggagAAGCATGTGGTTAACAAGTACAAGGAATGTTTGAAGAACCATGCAGCTTCCACGGGAGGCCATGCTATTGATGGTTGTGGAGAGTTTATGCCAAGTGGTGAAGAAGGTTCCATAGAAGCTCTCACTTGCTCAGCTTGTAACTGCCATAGAAACTTCCATAGAAGAGAAATAGAAGGCGAAGATAAGACCTACTTTTCCCCTTACCACCACAACCAACCACAGAGAAATCCCATGTTCCATCACCACCACAAGATGACCAAATCACCGCTACCACAGCAAATGATCATGCCACTTGGCGTTGCAACAACAACTGTATCAAACACAGAGTCAGAAGAAGACTTACCATTTCAGCAGCCACCACCGCCGTACAATCACGGAGGACATAATCAAAAGAAGAGGTTTAGGACAAAGTTTACTCAGGAGCAGAAGGAGAAGATGCTGAGTTTTGCAGAGAGGATTGGTTGGAAGATGCAGAGACAAGAGGAATCTGTTGTTCAGAAGTTTTGTCAAGAGATCGGAGTTAGGAGAAGAGTTCTTAAAGTCTGGATTCATAACAACAAACACAATCTATCCAAGAAGAGCAATAATAACAATGTCGAGATTTCTGCTGGTAACAACGACATCAATAAAGCTCTTGCCGGAAATCTTGCTCCTAGTTCTTAA
- the LOC103853988 gene encoding 2-oxoisovalerate dehydrogenase subunit beta 1, mitochondrial-like produces the protein TSPLTAALLLQRSVFFGFPLTVCSPGFIFYGVKDLLLIRAPYGAVGHGGHYHSQSPEAFFCHAPGIKVVIKAKGLLLSSIRDPSPVVFFEPKWLYRQAVEEVPEHDYMIPLSEAEVIREDNDITLVGWGVQLTVMEQACLDVEKVLALYYFKSKIIGLPAVSNMVLELIMAGRNIM, from the exons ACCTCCCCCCTCACGGCGGCTCTTCTTCTCCAGCGTAGTGTGTTCTTCGGTTTCCCTCTCACGGTGTGCTCTCCCGGCTTCATCTTCTACGGCGTGAAG GACTTACTATTAATTAGAGCACCGTATGGGGCGGTTGGTCACGGTGGACATTACCATTCACAGTCCCCTGAGGCTTTCTTTTGCCATGCCCCTGGTATTAAGGTTGTTATCAAAGCAAAGGGACTGTTGTTGTCCTCTATCCGTGATCCAAGTCCTGTTGTCTTCTTCGAACCAAAG TGGCTATATCGTCAAGCCGTAGAGGAAGTTCCAGAGCATGACTATATGATACCTTTATCAGAAGCTGAG GTTATTAGAGAAGACAATGACATAACTCTTGTTGGATGGGGAGTTCAGCTTACCGTTATGGAACAAGCTTGTCTAGACGTGGAGAAGGTTTTAGCTTTATACTATTTCAAGTCGAAGATAATTGGTTTGCCAGCAGTTAGTAACATGGTTCTTGAGTTAATAATGGCTGGAAGGAATATCATGTGA
- the LOC103853987 gene encoding F-box protein At1g11270-like, with the protein MNHQKKKRKGNFPFCFPDSLAAVYIFISADETTRDTQKMFPFKTRRTLKRHREELLRLPEDVVELILERLPVKSLLRFRTVSKKLKSAIDSRRFQERQQLIHMSRGPDILFVSTNVYDDDGRLVKRVNDLDARRFAFGSSSAYTVHVPTNWGGTSVCHSNCDGLLCLYSIYNPSVCVVMNPATRWRRTFPLSNIQNLLLHRLYKGTPTPKLGFGKDKLTGTYKPVFLTNSSGFGLDNVTTCEVFDFTTQLWRYVHPASPFTTNPHTDPVYLDGSLYWLTDCEEEPKVLSFDLHTETFYVICDAPFAHVLDPWSVTICILDNRLCVSKKAWPTQDIWSFQYSNMTWTKMCSIDLTQTFSWLGEPEWSLEPIAILDKHKLLLQDRDYRGAIFILDLLTNSYHLLVKPSYSPISLCYSQSLFSV; encoded by the coding sequence ATgaatcatcaaaaaaaaaagaggaaaggaaattttcctttttgttttccAGATTCCTTAGCtgctgtatatatatttatatcagcAGACGAGACGACGAGAGATACACAAAAGATGTTCCCGTTCAAAACAAGAAGAACATTGAAAAGACATCGCGAAGAATTGCTGCGTCTCCCAGAGGATGTTGTAGAGCTGATACTTGAGAGACTTCCGGTGAAATCTCTGCTGAGATTCAGGACCGTGTCCAAGAAGCTGAAATCTGCAATCGATTCCCGACGTTTCCAGGAAAGACAACAGTTGATCCATATGTCACGAGGTCCAGACATCCTTTTCGTGTCCACTAATGTTTATGATGATGATGGTCGTCTCGTCAAAAGAGTTAATGATTTAGATGCTCGAAGATTTGCGTTTGGATCATCATCTGCTTATACGGTCCATGTGCCTACTAACTGGGGGGGCACTTCGGTCTGTCATAGTAATTGCGACGGTCTATTATGCCTCTACTCTATCTACAACCCGAGTGTCTGCGTCGTGATGAATCCCGCCACTAGATGGCGTCGAACTTTCCCTCTCTCCAACATTCAAAACCTCTTACTCCACAGGTTGTACAAAGGCACCCCAACTCCTAAGCTTGGTTTCGGTAAAGACAAACTCACCGGCACTTACAAGCCTGTTTTTCTAACCAACTCATCCGGTTTTGGCCTAGACAACGTCACCACTTGCGAAGTTTTCGATTTTACCACTCAACTCTGGAGGTACGTTCACCCTGCTTCTCCCTTCACCACTAATCCTCACACCGATCCCGTTTATTTAGATGGCTCCCTTTACTGGCTCACCGATTGTGAAGAAGAACCCAAGGTTTTGTCTTTTGATCTTCACACTGAAACTTTTTATGTCATCTGTGATGCTCCCTTTGCCCATGTTCTTGACCCTTGGTCCGTCACCATCTGCATCCTCGACAATCGCCTTTGCGTTTCCAAGAAAGCCTGGCCTACCCAAGACATATGGTCCTTCCAATATTCCAACATGACATGGACTAAAATGTGTTCCATTGATCTCACCCAAACTTTTTCTTGGCTTGGGGAACCCGAGTGGTCTCTGGAACCTATTGCAATTCTTGACAAGCACAAGTTGCTACTTCAAGATCGTGATTACCGTGGCGCCATCTTCATACTTGATCTCCTTACCAACTCTTATCATTTACTCGTCAAGCCTTCCTATTCCCCTATTTCCCTTTGTTATTCTCAATCTTTGTTTTCCGTTTAA